One window of Stenotrophomonas indicatrix genomic DNA carries:
- the aroE gene encoding shikimate dehydrogenase, with product MTDRYAVFGHPVAHSKSPQIHAAFGRQEGISLDYRSIDLAPDAFLAGLEAFASEGGVGANVTSPHKEAAFSVCTTLTARARRAGSVNTLLRKGDRWHGDTTDGIGLVRDLTDRHSLDLRGRRVLLLGAGGSARSVAPALLDAGITELVVVNRTPERADELIDAMGEPGRALSRYWDDLRDLGDFELILNATSAGRDRDAEFKLPLSLVNSMTTAVDLNYGEAAIAFLAWARAAQCRNTVDGLGMLVEQAAESFLQWHAVRPQTDEVYQQLRAGAGAFTGQD from the coding sequence ATGACCGATCGTTACGCCGTCTTCGGACACCCCGTCGCCCACTCGAAGTCGCCGCAGATCCATGCGGCGTTCGGTCGCCAGGAAGGCATCTCCCTCGACTACCGCAGCATCGATCTCGCCCCGGACGCATTCCTGGCCGGGCTGGAGGCGTTCGCCTCCGAGGGCGGTGTCGGTGCCAACGTCACCTCACCGCACAAGGAAGCGGCGTTCTCCGTGTGCACCACGCTGACCGCACGCGCGCGCCGCGCCGGCTCGGTCAACACCCTGCTGCGCAAGGGCGACCGCTGGCACGGTGACACCACCGATGGCATCGGTCTGGTGCGCGACCTCACCGACCGCCACAGCCTGGACCTGCGCGGCCGCCGCGTGCTGCTGCTGGGCGCCGGTGGTTCGGCGCGCAGCGTCGCGCCAGCGCTGCTGGATGCCGGCATCACCGAACTGGTGGTGGTCAACCGCACGCCGGAACGCGCCGACGAACTGATCGATGCCATGGGCGAGCCGGGCCGCGCGCTCAGCCGCTACTGGGACGATCTGCGCGACCTCGGTGATTTCGAGCTGATCCTCAACGCCACCTCGGCCGGGCGCGATCGCGACGCCGAGTTCAAGCTGCCGCTGTCGCTGGTCAATTCGATGACCACGGCGGTCGACCTGAACTACGGCGAGGCCGCCATCGCCTTCCTGGCCTGGGCGCGCGCCGCGCAGTGCCGCAACACGGTCGATGGCCTGGGCATGCTGGTCGAGCAGGCGGCCGAGAGCTTCCTGCAGTGGCATGCCGTACGCCCCCAGACTGACGAGGTCTACCAGCAGCTGCGTGCTGGCGCCGGTGCCTTCACAGGGCAGGACTGA
- a CDS encoding cytochrome c oxidase assembly factor Coa1 family protein, with translation MTLPPPIPAPSDLASGWWCRHWRWAMPLAVLLFLVALGGAIAWSVLRWTEAAHDSAPMREAMRRAGCSVELVQVFGEPLQAGTLPLGSMQTAINGERDVGLTVALEGPHAHGRLFVKGTRSDDVWDYPVMYVLAEDKQTFDLSALDDAEAAGECELQACRARGECALTAAL, from the coding sequence ATGACCCTGCCGCCGCCGATTCCTGCTCCCTCCGACCTGGCCTCCGGCTGGTGGTGCCGGCATTGGCGCTGGGCGATGCCGTTGGCGGTGCTGCTGTTCCTGGTCGCACTGGGCGGCGCCATCGCCTGGAGCGTGCTGCGCTGGACCGAGGCCGCGCACGACAGTGCACCGATGCGCGAGGCGATGCGTCGTGCCGGCTGCAGCGTCGAACTGGTGCAGGTGTTTGGTGAACCGCTGCAGGCCGGCACGCTGCCGCTGGGTAGCATGCAGACCGCCATCAACGGTGAGCGCGATGTCGGCCTGACCGTGGCACTGGAAGGACCGCATGCGCACGGCCGCTTGTTCGTGAAGGGCACCCGCAGCGACGACGTGTGGGATTACCCGGTGATGTACGTGCTGGCCGAAGACAAGCAGACCTTCGACCTGAGCGCGCTGGATGATGCCGAGGCGGCCGGCGAATGCGAACTGCAGGCCTGTCGCGCGCGCGGAGAGTGTGCGCTGACGGCCGCGCTGTAG
- a CDS encoding SHOCT domain-containing protein, with amino-acid sequence MGPEMGWMQWLIWGTGTLVFGAIIVGVFVAAWRAARRPPEQLSAAARVAREQAVPESVQAELAALNRRKDNGQLSEAEYEQQRAKVLSR; translated from the coding sequence ATGGGACCTGAAATGGGTTGGATGCAATGGTTGATCTGGGGCACCGGTACGCTGGTGTTCGGGGCCATCATCGTCGGCGTGTTCGTCGCTGCCTGGCGTGCCGCACGACGGCCGCCCGAGCAGCTCTCCGCTGCGGCCCGGGTTGCCCGCGAGCAGGCCGTGCCGGAGAGCGTGCAGGCCGAACTGGCCGCGCTGAACCGGCGCAAGGACAACGGCCAGCTCAGCGAAGCGGAATACGAGCAGCAGCGCGCGAAGGTGCTGTCGCGCTGA
- a CDS encoding bestrophin family protein, which produces MIIRSRPHGWQLLYILRGSIVPAIAPKVLAILILSIAVAAVVELAPPIGIERVSVTPFTLLGLVLSIFLSFRNSACYDRWWEGRKLWGQLVFESRSLARQVQVLLADDAPRRQRIGYLTTAFAHALAARLRARDVAVVAVPWLDEEQRGQLAQRGNVPDALLAMIAAELAQARREGALDSILYVQLEERLHAMSSIQAGCERILTTPLPFAYTLLLHRCAWMFCVLLPFGLASSLGWATPVLSAVLAYAFFGLDQLGEEMEDPFGLEPNDLPLDALVRTIEIDQLDALGERPLPTPLLPQGYLLQ; this is translated from the coding sequence ATGATCATTCGTTCCCGTCCCCACGGCTGGCAACTGCTGTACATCCTGCGTGGCTCCATCGTTCCGGCGATCGCGCCGAAGGTGCTGGCCATTCTCATCCTGTCCATCGCGGTCGCCGCGGTGGTGGAACTGGCGCCGCCGATCGGCATCGAGCGCGTCTCGGTCACCCCGTTCACCCTGCTCGGCCTGGTCCTGTCGATCTTCCTCAGCTTCCGCAACAGCGCCTGCTACGACCGCTGGTGGGAGGGCCGCAAGCTGTGGGGCCAGCTGGTGTTCGAATCGCGCTCGCTGGCGCGGCAGGTACAGGTGCTGCTGGCCGACGACGCACCGCGCCGCCAGCGCATCGGTTACCTGACCACCGCCTTCGCCCATGCATTGGCCGCGCGCCTGCGCGCCCGCGACGTCGCGGTGGTGGCGGTGCCATGGCTGGACGAGGAGCAGCGCGGGCAGCTCGCCCAGCGCGGGAACGTGCCCGATGCGTTGCTGGCGATGATCGCCGCCGAACTGGCCCAGGCCCGTCGCGAAGGCGCGCTCGATTCCATCCTCTACGTCCAGCTGGAAGAGCGCCTGCACGCGATGTCCTCGATCCAGGCTGGCTGCGAACGCATCCTGACCACCCCGCTGCCGTTCGCCTACACCCTGCTGCTGCACCGCTGCGCGTGGATGTTCTGCGTACTGCTGCCGTTCGGCCTGGCCAGCTCGCTGGGCTGGGCCACGCCGGTGCTGTCGGCGGTGCTGGCCTATGCCTTCTTCGGCCTGGACCAGCTGGGTGAAGAAATGGAAGACCCGTTCGGCCTGGAGCCGAACGACCTGCCGCTGGACGCGCTGGTGCGCACCATCGAGATCGACCAGCTCGACGCCCTCGGCGAACGCCCGTTGCCCACACCCCTGCTGCCGCAGGGCTACCTGTTGCAATAG
- the hemB gene encoding porphobilinogen synthase, with protein MPHPHYRPRRMRHDEFSRRLMRENTLTTDDLIYPVFVHEPAGRVAVPSMPGVERLSIEELLKVAEEALELGIPVIDLFPVLDASQKSLDASAAWAEDGLAQRAIRALKSRFPELGVMTDVALDPYTTHGQDGIIDDKGYVLNDITVEALVKQSLSHAEAGADIISPSDMMDGRIGAIRRALDADHHLNVRIMAYSAKYASAFYGPFRDAVGSAASLGKADKKTYQMDPANGDEAMREIALDLEEGADMVMVKPGMPYLDLVRRVKETFGVPTFAYQVSGEYAMMKAAFANGWLDERACVLESLLGFKRAGADGVLTYFAPQVARWLRER; from the coding sequence ATGCCTCATCCCCATTACCGCCCGCGGCGCATGCGCCATGACGAATTCTCGCGCCGCCTGATGCGCGAGAACACGCTGACCACCGACGACCTGATCTATCCGGTGTTCGTGCACGAACCGGCCGGCCGCGTCGCGGTGCCGTCGATGCCGGGCGTGGAGCGATTGTCGATCGAAGAACTGCTGAAGGTGGCCGAGGAAGCGCTGGAACTGGGCATCCCGGTGATCGACCTGTTCCCGGTGCTGGATGCCTCGCAGAAGTCGCTGGACGCCTCGGCGGCGTGGGCCGAGGACGGCCTGGCGCAGCGTGCGATCCGCGCGCTGAAGTCGCGCTTCCCGGAGCTGGGGGTGATGACCGACGTGGCCCTGGATCCGTACACCACGCACGGCCAGGACGGCATCATCGATGACAAGGGCTACGTGCTCAACGACATCACCGTCGAAGCACTGGTCAAGCAGTCGCTGTCGCACGCCGAAGCGGGCGCGGACATCATTTCACCGTCGGACATGATGGACGGCCGTATCGGTGCGATCCGTCGTGCGCTCGATGCCGACCACCATCTCAACGTGCGCATCATGGCCTACTCGGCCAAGTACGCTTCGGCGTTCTACGGCCCGTTCCGTGACGCGGTGGGCAGCGCGGCCAGCCTCGGCAAGGCCGACAAGAAGACCTACCAGATGGATCCGGCCAACGGTGACGAGGCGATGCGCGAGATCGCGCTGGACCTGGAGGAGGGCGCGGACATGGTGATGGTCAAGCCGGGCATGCCGTACCTGGACCTGGTGCGGCGGGTGAAGGAGACCTTCGGGGTGCCGACCTTCGCCTACCAGGTCAGCGGCGAGTACGCGATGATGAAGGCGGCGTTCGCCAACGGCTGGCTGGACGAACGCGCCTGTGTGCTGGAATCGCTGCTGGGCTTCAAGCGTGCCGGCGCCGATGGCGTGCTGACCTATTTCGCGCCGCAGGTGGCGCGTTGGCTGCGCGAGCGCTGA
- a CDS encoding S9 family peptidase: MRHLFASLALMLATSTVAHAEKLTLEAITGPLPLSGPTLMKPKVAPDGSRVTFLRGKDSDRNQLDLWSYDIGSGQTRLLVDSKVVLPGTETLSDEEKARRERQRIAAMTGIVDYQWSPDAQRLLFPLGGELYLYDLKQEGKAAVRQLTHGEGFATDAKLSPKGGFVSFIRGRNLWVIDLASGRQMQLTGDGSTTIGNGIAEFVADEEMDRHTGYWWAPDDSAIAYARIDESPVPVQKRYEVYADRTDVIEQRYPAAGDANVQVKLGVISPAEQAQTQWIDLGKEQDIYLARVDWRDPQHLSFQRQSRDQKKLDLVEVTLASNQQRVLAHETSPTWVPLHNSLRFLDDGSILWSSERTGFQHLYRIDSRGKATALTHGNWSVDELLAVDEKAGLAYFRAGIESARESQIYAVPLQGGQPQRLSKAPGMHSASFARNASVYVDSWSNNSTPPQIELFRANGEKIATLVENDLADPKHPYARYRDAQRPVEFGTLTAADGKTPLNYSVIKPTGFDPAKRYPVAVYVYGGPASQTVTDSWPGRGDHLFNQYLAQQGYVVFSLDNRGTPRRGRDFGGALYGKQGTVEVADQLRGVAWLKQQPWVDPARIGVQGWSNGGYMTLMLLAKASDSYACGVAGAPVTDWGLYDSHYTERYMDLPARNDAGYREARVLTHIEGLRSPLLLIHGMADDNVLFTNSTSLMSALQKRGQPFELMTYPGAKHGLSGADALHRYRVAEAFLGRCLKP; this comes from the coding sequence ATGCGCCATCTGTTCGCCTCGCTCGCCCTCATGCTCGCCACCAGTACCGTCGCCCACGCTGAAAAACTCACCCTGGAAGCCATCACCGGCCCGCTGCCGCTGTCCGGCCCGACCCTGATGAAGCCGAAGGTGGCGCCGGATGGCTCGCGCGTGACCTTCCTGCGCGGCAAGGACAGCGACCGCAACCAGCTGGACCTGTGGAGCTACGACATCGGCAGCGGCCAGACCCGCCTGCTGGTGGATTCGAAGGTGGTGCTGCCGGGTACCGAAACCCTCAGCGATGAGGAAAAGGCCCGCCGCGAGCGCCAGCGCATCGCCGCGATGACCGGCATCGTCGACTACCAGTGGTCGCCGGACGCGCAGCGCCTGCTGTTCCCGCTGGGCGGCGAGCTGTACCTGTACGACCTCAAGCAGGAAGGCAAGGCAGCGGTGCGCCAGCTGACCCATGGCGAAGGCTTTGCGACCGATGCCAAGCTGTCGCCCAAGGGCGGCTTCGTCAGCTTCATCCGCGGCCGCAACCTGTGGGTGATCGACCTGGCCAGCGGCAGGCAGATGCAGCTGACCGGTGATGGCAGCACGACCATCGGCAACGGTATCGCCGAATTCGTCGCCGACGAGGAGATGGATCGCCATACCGGTTACTGGTGGGCACCCGACGATTCGGCCATCGCTTACGCCCGCATCGACGAAAGCCCGGTGCCGGTGCAGAAGCGCTACGAAGTCTATGCCGACCGCACCGATGTGATCGAACAGCGTTACCCGGCCGCGGGCGATGCCAACGTGCAGGTGAAGCTGGGCGTCATCTCGCCGGCGGAACAGGCGCAGACGCAGTGGATCGACCTCGGCAAGGAGCAGGATATCTACCTGGCCCGCGTCGATTGGCGCGATCCGCAGCACCTGAGTTTCCAGCGCCAATCGCGCGACCAGAAGAAGCTGGACCTGGTGGAAGTCACCCTGGCCTCGAACCAGCAGCGTGTGCTGGCCCACGAAACCAGCCCGACCTGGGTTCCGTTGCACAACAGCCTGCGTTTCCTCGACGACGGCAGCATCCTGTGGTCGTCCGAGCGCACCGGCTTCCAGCATCTGTACCGCATCGACAGCAGGGGCAAGGCCACCGCGCTGACCCACGGCAACTGGTCGGTCGATGAACTGCTGGCGGTCGATGAAAAGGCTGGCCTGGCGTACTTCCGCGCCGGCATCGAATCGGCGCGCGAAAGCCAGATCTACGCCGTGCCGCTGCAGGGCGGCCAGCCGCAGCGCCTGTCGAAGGCACCGGGCATGCACAGCGCCAGTTTCGCACGCAACGCCAGCGTGTACGTGGACAGCTGGTCCAACAACAGCACCCCGCCGCAGATCGAACTGTTCCGCGCCAATGGCGAGAAGATCGCCACCCTGGTCGAGAATGATCTGGCCGATCCCAAGCATCCGTATGCGCGCTACCGCGACGCGCAGCGCCCGGTCGAATTCGGCACGCTGACTGCCGCCGACGGCAAGACCCCGCTGAACTACAGCGTGATCAAGCCGACCGGCTTCGATCCGGCCAAGCGCTACCCGGTGGCGGTATACGTGTATGGCGGCCCGGCCAGCCAGACCGTCACCGACAGCTGGCCCGGCCGTGGCGACCATCTGTTCAACCAGTACCTGGCCCAGCAGGGCTACGTAGTGTTCTCGCTGGACAACCGCGGCACCCCGCGCCGTGGCCGTGACTTCGGCGGTGCGCTGTATGGCAAGCAGGGCACGGTGGAAGTAGCCGACCAGCTGCGTGGCGTGGCGTGGTTGAAGCAGCAGCCGTGGGTGGACCCGGCGCGCATCGGCGTGCAGGGCTGGTCCAACGGCGGCTACATGACCCTGATGCTGCTGGCCAAGGCATCGGACAGCTACGCCTGTGGTGTGGCCGGTGCACCGGTTACCGATTGGGGCCTGTACGACAGCCACTACACCGAGCGCTACATGGACCTGCCGGCGCGCAACGATGCCGGCTACCGCGAAGCACGCGTGCTGACCCACATCGAGGGCCTGCGCTCGCCGCTGCTGCTGATCCACGGCATGGCCGACGACAACGTGCTGTTCACCAATTCGACCAGCCTGATGAGCGCGCTGCAGAAGCGTGGCCAGCCGTTTGAGCTGATGACCTATCCGGGTGCCAAGCACGGTCTGTCCGGTGCCGACGCACTGCATCGCTACCGCGTTGCCGAAGCCTTCCTGGGACGTTGCCTGAAGCCTTGA
- a CDS encoding DUF885 domain-containing protein gives MKPIALAIALALTAAPLLSAPPALAAPAAKASTPASPAWVARSNALAQILLDAQGPFQPEETGFFGVPGYDDKVADLGPDNDQRYRAAMAKARDELKAKLASEKDPNVRQDLEIMIAAANQNIEGSELNQKYLLPWRDAPQSVFSGLNLLLSDQVPAERRAKAVDRLKAYAGLQPGGTAFTTLARQRYEERLKDSTLLQPTKIEVQQSLDNVETYITGIESLLKKYQVAGADEAMKALAAQMKDYAAWTRKEVLPKARADARLPAPLYAYQLKQVGIDIDPKLLMQRAQLEFMETRSAMRQLAPLVAKEKGLKVSDPSDPVAVIRALKGEKIADDQLEGHYRKVIDAIDPLIREHRIVDVPQRAMQMRLGSAAESAASPAPHFLPAPLVNNTGQQGTFVLPLGNPAAGAGAQYDDFNFGSAAWTLSAHEGRPGHELQFTAMVERGVSLARTMFAFNSVNVEGWALYAEAEMVPYEPLDGQMIALQFRLLRAARAMLDPMLNLGLTDRANGERVLIEQVGLSKAMATQELDRYMVRMPGQAGSYFYGYTRILELRMQTELALGAKFDRLAFNNFLLDQGLLPPDQLAEAVQQQFVPKYR, from the coding sequence ATGAAGCCGATCGCGCTTGCCATCGCCCTGGCCCTGACCGCCGCCCCGCTGCTGTCGGCCCCACCGGCCCTGGCCGCACCGGCCGCCAAGGCCTCCACGCCGGCCAGCCCGGCCTGGGTCGCACGCAGCAACGCGCTGGCGCAGATCCTGCTGGATGCCCAGGGCCCGTTCCAGCCCGAGGAAACCGGCTTCTTCGGCGTGCCCGGCTACGACGACAAGGTTGCCGATCTCGGCCCGGACAATGACCAGCGCTACCGCGCCGCGATGGCCAAGGCCCGCGACGAACTGAAAGCCAAGCTGGCCAGCGAGAAGGATCCCAACGTCCGCCAGGACCTGGAGATCATGATCGCCGCCGCCAACCAGAATATCGAAGGCAGCGAGCTCAACCAGAAGTACCTGCTGCCGTGGCGCGATGCGCCGCAGAGCGTGTTCAGCGGCCTCAACCTGCTGCTGTCCGACCAGGTACCGGCCGAGCGCCGGGCCAAGGCGGTCGATCGCCTCAAGGCATACGCGGGCCTGCAGCCGGGTGGCACCGCGTTCACTACGCTGGCCCGTCAGCGCTACGAAGAGCGCCTGAAGGACAGCACGCTGCTGCAGCCGACGAAGATCGAAGTGCAGCAGTCGCTGGACAACGTCGAGACCTATATCACCGGTATCGAGTCGCTGCTGAAGAAGTACCAGGTCGCCGGTGCCGACGAGGCGATGAAGGCGCTCGCCGCACAGATGAAGGACTACGCCGCATGGACCCGCAAGGAGGTGCTGCCGAAGGCACGTGCCGATGCGCGCCTGCCGGCCCCGCTGTACGCCTATCAGCTCAAGCAGGTCGGCATCGACATCGACCCGAAGCTGCTGATGCAGCGCGCGCAGCTGGAGTTCATGGAAACGCGCTCGGCGATGCGCCAGCTGGCACCGCTGGTGGCGAAAGAGAAGGGCCTGAAGGTCAGCGATCCGAGCGACCCGGTGGCGGTGATCCGCGCGCTGAAGGGCGAGAAGATCGCCGATGACCAGCTTGAGGGCCATTACCGCAAGGTGATCGATGCCATCGATCCGCTGATCCGCGAACACCGCATCGTCGATGTGCCGCAGCGTGCGATGCAGATGCGCCTGGGCTCGGCCGCCGAAAGCGCTGCCAGCCCGGCACCGCACTTCCTGCCCGCGCCGCTGGTCAACAACACCGGGCAGCAGGGCACGTTCGTGCTGCCGCTGGGCAACCCTGCAGCCGGTGCGGGCGCGCAGTACGACGACTTCAACTTCGGTTCGGCGGCTTGGACGCTGAGCGCGCATGAAGGCCGCCCGGGCCACGAACTGCAGTTCACCGCGATGGTCGAGCGCGGCGTGTCGCTGGCGCGCACGATGTTCGCGTTCAATTCGGTGAACGTGGAAGGCTGGGCGCTGTACGCCGAAGCGGAGATGGTGCCGTACGAGCCGCTGGACGGGCAGATGATCGCGCTGCAGTTCCGCCTGCTGCGTGCCGCCCGCGCGATGCTGGACCCGATGCTCAACCTCGGCCTGACCGACCGTGCCAACGGCGAGCGCGTGCTGATCGAGCAGGTGGGTCTGTCCAAGGCGATGGCCACCCAGGAACTGGACCGCTACATGGTGCGCATGCCGGGCCAGGCGGGCAGCTACTTCTACGGCTACACCCGCATCCTCGAACTGCGCATGCAGACCGAGCTGGCACTGGGCGCGAAGTTCGACCGCCTGGCGTTCAACAACTTCCTGCTCGACCAGGGCCTGTTGCCGCCGGACCAGCTGGCTGAAGCGGTGCAGCAGCAGTTCGTGCCGAAGTACCGGTAG